A section of the Selenomonadales bacterium genome encodes:
- a CDS encoding O-methyltransferase gives MNELLREMEAYAQEYNVPIIKAEAAEILLREARGKRPSHILEVGTAIGYSALRMAECLGEGGHITTIELSDERADLAKAYIARSPHADAITVLRGDAAEVLPTLTDTYDFVFIDAAKGQYERYLDAIETRLADGAVIAADNVLFRGYVMDEQCEVPRRFRTIVNRLRRFLKMLDEKPQYEVVVYPEGDGIAICKYKKI, from the coding sequence ATGAACGAGTTGTTGCGTGAAATGGAAGCGTATGCACAAGAATATAATGTGCCGATCATCAAGGCTGAGGCCGCAGAGATTCTACTTCGCGAGGCGAGGGGGAAGAGGCCTTCTCATATTCTGGAGGTTGGCACAGCGATCGGATATTCTGCGCTTCGTATGGCCGAATGTCTGGGTGAGGGTGGGCATATCACGACGATAGAATTGTCTGATGAACGTGCTGATCTTGCAAAAGCATATATTGCACGCAGTCCGCACGCCGATGCAATTACTGTTTTGCGCGGTGATGCGGCAGAGGTCTTGCCGACACTTACCGATACGTATGATTTTGTATTTATCGATGCGGCTAAGGGTCAGTATGAGAGATATCTTGATGCGATCGAAACAAGACTGGCAGATGGTGCTGTTATTGCGGCTGACAATGTATTGTTTCGCGGATATGTGATGGACGAGCAGTGTGAAGTGCCGCGCAGATTCCGTACGATCGTGAATCGTCTTAGACGATTCCTTAAGATGCTTGATGAAAAACCACAGTATGAAGTTGTGGTCTATCCCGAAGGTGACGGGATAGCGATCTGTAAATATAAGAAAATCTGA